The Nothobranchius furzeri strain GRZ-AD chromosome 8, NfurGRZ-RIMD1, whole genome shotgun sequence genome includes a region encoding these proteins:
- the lingo3a gene encoding leucine-rich repeat and immunoglobulin-like domain-containing nogo receptor-interacting protein 3a — MGVSLGQDVCWLLPFLFLLLMITVSSIQSQGCPQRCECIAKLKTVSCNGKRLSALPDGIPPDSKILDLGGNKLRWIERGDLLPYPRLEKLDLSDNMISVLEPSAFASLQNLQSLSLRGNQLKLVPMGAFSRLSNLTSLDLSANKIVILLDFTFQDLKSLRNLEVGDNDLVYISNKAFLGLVGLKELTIERCNLTSVSSQSLSYLHNLVTLRLRYLSIFALEDQNFRKLGNLRGLEIDHWPFLEYISPHSLQGLNLSWLSITHTNITSVPTSALRSLTHLTSLNLSYNPISVLESWALRDLIRLKELHLVNTNLAVVQAFALGGLRQIRLLNLSTNSLVTLEDGAFQSVITLETLRLDENPLACDCRLLWILQRKKTLNFDNAPPVCLTPVEVQGRALNAFTDSALFDHFTCQKPKIHNRKLQQISAREGQVVSFICKAEGEPTPVIFWISPQRRRITTKSSGRLTVLAEGTLEIRYAQVTDSGTYICIASNAGGNDTYFATLTVSGLPLDAALMANRTYYVGDLNDTNLNDTRVFLKFTLDLKTILISTAMGCIMFLGVVLFCFILLFVWSRGRGQHKNNFSVEYSFRKVDGPTTSGGQGGARKFNMKMI; from the coding sequence ATGGGGGTCAGCCTGGGCCAGGATGTGTGCTGGCTCCTGCCGTTCCTGTTCTTGCTGCTCATGATCACAGTGTCATCCATCCAAAGCCAAGGATGCCCCCAGCGTTGTGAGTGCATTGCCAAGCTTAAGACGGTGTCCTGTAATGGTAAACGTCTGTCCGCGCTGCCAGATGGAATCCCACCTGACTCCAAGATATTGGATCTAGGTGGGAATAAACTCCGCTGGATAGAGCGTGGCGATCTGCTTCCGTATCCACGTCTGGAAAAGCTGGACCTGAGTGATAACATGATCAGTGTCCTGGAGCCCAGCGCTTTTGCTAGTCTTCAGAACTTGCAGTCACTTTCACTGAGGGGCAACCAGCTGAAGCTGGTCCCCATGGGGGCTTTCTCACGTCTCTCCAACTTAACTTCACTGGACCTTAGTGCTAATAAGATTGTGATTCTTTTGGATTTTACTTTCCAAGATCTGAAGAGTCTGAGGAATTTGGAGGTTGGAGATAATGATCTGGTTTACATATCAAACAAGGCCTTTCTAGGTCTAGTGGGACTGAAGGAGCTGACGATTGAGAGGTGCAACCTCACTTCAGTGTCCAGCCAGTCTTTGTCTTACCTGCACAACCTCGTAACTCTGCGGCTCCGCTACCTCAGTATATTCGCCTTAGAGGACCAGAACTTCCGAAAGCTGGGAAACCTGAGGGGTCTGGAAATTGATCACTGGCCCTTTCTGGAGTACATCTCCCCCCACAGCTTGCAGGGTCTGAACTTGTCCTGGTTGTCCATCACACACACCAACATCACCTCTGTCCCCACCTCTGCCCTCCGCAGTCTGACTCACCTCACCTCCCTGAACCTCTCCTACAACCCCATCTCTGTGCTGGAGTCCTGGGCTCTGCGGGATCTCATCAGGCTCAAGGAGCTGCATCTCGTCAACACTAACCTGGCTGTAGTGCAGGCGTTTGCACTTGGCGGTCTCAGGCAAATCCGTCTTCTTAATCTTTCCACTAACAGCCTGGTGACCCTGGAGGATGGAGCCTTTCAGTCTGTCATCACTCTGGAGACTCTACGTTTGGATGAAAACCCTCTGGCCTGCGACTGCCGCTTACTCTGGATCCTTCAGCGCAAGAAGACACTTAACTTTGACAACGCCCCTCCTGTGTGTTTGACTCCTGTTGAAGTTCAAGGACGGGCCCTCAATGCTTTTACCGACTCGGCTCTTTTCGATCACTTTACCTGTCAGAAGCCCAAAATCCACAACAGGAAGCTGCAGCAGATTTCTGCCCGAGAAGGCCAGGTGGTGTCCTTCATCTGCAAAGCAGAAGGCGAACCAACCCCTGTGATTTTCTGGATTTCTCCACAGCGCCGTCGAATCACCACAAAGAGTAGCGGCCGACTTACCGTGCTGGCAGAGGGCACACTGGAAATCCGTTACGCCCAGGTGACAGACAGTGGAACGTACATCTGCATAGCCAGCAACGCCGGTGGAAACGACACATATTTTGCTACACTGACAGTAAGCGGGCTTCCTCTCGATGCAGCCCTCATGGCCAATCGCACCTATTATGTCGGGGACCTTAATGACACAAATCTCAATGACACCAGAGTTTTCTTGAAGTTCACGCTTGACCTGAAAACCATCCTCATATCCACGGCGATGGGCTGCATCATGTTTCTGGGTGTGGTCCTGTTCTGTTTCATCCTGCTGTTTGTGTGGAGTCGAGGGAGAGGACAGCACAAGAACAACTTCTCTGTGGAGTATTCGTTCAGAAAGGTGGACGGACCCACGACTAGTGGAGGCCAGGGAGGAGCACGCAAGTTTAACATGAAAATGATCTGA